The Mesorhizobium loti DNA segment GGGTGACCAGAAATGCCCTGCCGGCGCATCGCCTTTGATGTGGGCGCGAAAGACTTCGAGCTCGAGTGCGAAATGGGTGAAGACATGCGTGATTGTCCCGGCACGCCGCCAGTCGCCGGGAAAGGGCGCCGCCGCCTGCGTGGTGGCTCCGTCCGCCCGCGCCGTCCAGGCCGTTGTCGGCACCTCGGTCATGCCGCCGAGCAAACCTTTCTCGGGCCGTTTGCGCAGAAGAATGGCGCCGTCCTCCCGCACGGCGACGAAAGCGGCACCGCGCCGCTGCGGCTTGTCGGCTTTTGGCAGCCGCACCGGGAAATTTTCCGGATCACCTGAGACGACGGCGCTGCAGTCCTCGCGCAGCGGACACAGCATGCAGCGCGGTCGGCGCGGCGTGCAGATTGTGGCGCCGAGATCCATCATCGCCTGGGCGAAGTCACCTGGCCTTGCCGCCGGCACCATGGCCTCGACATGGGCACGTATCTCGGGCTTGGCTTCGATGAGTGGCGTCGTGATCGAGAACAGCCTCGATATGACGCGTTCGACATTGCCGTCGACAACGGCGGCGGGACGGTCGAAGGCAATCGCGGTAATGGCCGCCGACGTATAGGCGCCGATGCCGGGCAGGTCTCTCAAACCGGCCTCGGTATCGGGAAACCGGCCACCACGCGCCGCCACCAGATCGGCGCAGGCCTTGAGGTTGCGGGCGCGGGAGTAGTAACCCAGCCCCGCCCATGCCTTCATCACGTCCTCGGTCGGCGCCGCGGCCAGCGCTTCGACATCGGGCCATTTCTCGACAAAGGCGCGAAAATAGGATTTCACC contains these protein-coding regions:
- a CDS encoding A/G-specific adenine glycosylase, coding for MAPADQTRKAQTRKAIPDDTASRLLAWYDVHHRELPWRVSPPDHARGVRPNPYRIWLSEVMLQQTTVEAVKSYFRAFVEKWPDVEALAAAPTEDVMKAWAGLGYYSRARNLKACADLVAARGGRFPDTEAGLRDLPGIGAYTSAAITAIAFDRPAAVVDGNVERVISRLFSITTPLIEAKPEIRAHVEAMVPAARPGDFAQAMMDLGATICTPRRPRCMLCPLREDCSAVVSGDPENFPVRLPKADKPQRRGAAFVAVREDGAILLRKRPEKGLLGGMTEVPTTAWTARADGATTQAAAPFPGDWRRAGTITHVFTHFALELEVFRAHIKGDAPAGHFWSPAREISGEALPTVMKKAIEAAIPGATKKQRPH